A single region of the Malaclemys terrapin pileata isolate rMalTer1 chromosome 4, rMalTer1.hap1, whole genome shotgun sequence genome encodes:
- the ADSS1 gene encoding adenylosuccinate synthetase isozyme 1 — MAASRASNGRAAHPSAGLKRARSEPGGSRVTVVLGAQWGDEGKGKLVDLLATEADIVCRCQGGNNAGHTVVVDGKEYDFHLFPSGIINLKAISFIGNGVVIHLPGLFEEAEKNEKKGLKDWEKRLIISDRAHIVFDFHQAADGLQEVQRQAQEGKNIGTTKKGIGPTYSSKAARTGLRICDLLSDFDEFSSRFKNLAHQYKSMFPTLEIDTEGQLKKLKGYAEKIRPMVRDGVYFMYEALHGSPKKILIEGANAALLDIDFGTYPFVTSSNCTVGGVCTGLGVPPQNIGEVYGVVKAYTTRVGIGAFPTEQINEIGDILQSRGHEWGVTTGRKRRCGWLDLVILRYAHMINGFTALALTKLDILDVLDEIKISVAYKLAGKRIPYFPANQEILQKVEVEYETMPGWKTDTTGARKWEDLPPKAQNYIRCVENHVGVPVKWVGVGKSRESVIQLF; from the exons ATGGCCGCCAGCCGGGCGTCCAACGGCCGCGCCGCGCACCCCAGCGCGGGGCTCAAGCGGGCGCGCAGCGAGCCGGGAGGCAGCAGAGTGACCGTGGTGCTGGGGGCGCAGTGGGGGGACGAAGGCAAAGGGAAGCTGGTTGACCTGCTGGCCACCGAGGCGGATATCGTCTGCAGGTGCCAG GGTGGGAATAATGCAGGCCACACTGTCGTCGTTGATGGGAAGGAATATGATTTTCACCTCTTTCCTAGTGGCATAATTAATCTAAAGGCAATTTCCTTCATTG GTAATGGGGTGGTTATACATTTACCAGGCTTGTTTGAAGAagctgaaaaaaatgaaaagaaag GTTTAAAGGATTGGGAGAAAAGACTCATCATATCAGATAGAGCACACATTG TCTTCGACTTTCACCAGGCAGCTGATGGACTTCAAGAAGTACAACGTCAAGCACAAGAGGGAAAAAA TATTGGTACAACAAAGAAAGGAATTGGACCAACGTATTCTTCTAAAGCTGCACGAACAGGCCTTCGTATTTGTGACCTCCTTTCAGACTTTGATGAATTTTCTTCAAG GTTCAAGAATCTGGCACACCAATACAAGTCAATGTTTCCCACTTTGGAAATAGACACAGAAGGGCAACTGAAAAAACTAAAG GGGTATGCTGAAAAAATAAGGCCAATGGTCCGAGATGGTGTTTATTTTATGTATGAAGCTCTTCATGGCTCCCCAAAGAAAATTCTTATTGAAGGTGCCAATGCAGCACTACTTGACATTGACTTTG gCACATACCCATTTGTGACATCATCAAACTGTACTGTGGGTGGCGTATGCACTGGACTTGGTGTTCCTCCTCAGAACATTGGTGAAGTATATGGTGTGGTGAAGGCATACACTACTAGAGTGGGAATTGGAGCCTTTCCCACTGAGCAGATAAAC GAAATTGGAGACATCTTGCAGTCCCGAGGCCATGAATGGGGAGTAACCACAGGCAGAAAAAGGCGCTGTGGCTGGTTGGACCTTGTCATTTTGAGATACGCTCACATGATCAATGGATTCACTGC TCTGGCATTAACAAAACTGGATATTCTGGATGTCCTTGATGAGATTAAAATCAGTGTTGCTTACAAACTGGCTGGAAAAAGAATTCCATATTTTCCAG CTAATCAGGAGATACTGCAGAAAGTGGAAGTAGAGTATGAAACAATGCCTGGGTGGAAGACTGACACGACTGGGGCGAGGAAATGGGAGGATCTCCCACCCAAGGCACAGAATTATATTCGATGTGTGGAAAACCATGTTGGAGTGCCAG